DNA from Longimicrobium sp.:
CGCGGCGCGCCCGGCCTCGTTCCCCAGCGGCGGGCGGTAGCCGCGCACGAAGACGCTGGTGAGGATGCCGAACACCCCCAGCCCCACCACCACCGCGGCCCCCTGCCAGGGCACCCCGCGCATGTCCGCCTCGGCGTTGTTCCCCAGGTTGAGGAGCATGATGACGAAGAGGAAGAGCACCATGATGGCGCCCGCGTACACCAGGATCTGAATGATCCCGATGAAGAAGGCGCCGAGCAGGGTGTAGATGGCCGCGACGGAGAAGAACGTCCCGATGAGCCAGACGGCGCTGGCCACGGGGCTCCTTCGCGTCACCATCGCCAGCGCCGACCCGCCCGCGCACGCGGCGAAGAAGAAGAACAGGATCTGGTTCATGGGCTCCGGAATCGGGTCCGGGTTCGGGACTTAAAGTGCCAAGTCCTAAGTGCTAAGTCCTAAGTGGCTGCGGTTCAGCACTTGGCACTCAGCACTTAGCACTTCCTTCCGTTCATTCCCCTGCCGGGTCCGACGGATCCCACAACAGCGTCACCGGGTGCGTCTGCTTCTGCAGGCGGTCCAGGTCGTACACGAAGTTCGAGCGGGTGTACTCGCCGTTCTCGTAGTGGTTGCCCACGTGGATCGCCTCCACCGGGCACACCTCCTGGCACATCCCGCAAAAGATGCAGCGGAACTCGTCGATCTCGTAGACGATGGGAAAGCGGTTCCCCTGGTCGTCCTCGCCCGGCACCAGCGTGATGCAGTTGGCCGGGCAGATGGTGGGGCACAGGCCGCACGCCACGCACTTGGGGCGCCCGTCGTCGTGCGTCTCCATCACGTGCGTCCCCCGCCACCGCGGCGACAGCGGCTTCTTGACGTCGGGGTACTGGATGGTCTGCGTGCTCCGGTCCCCGGCGTTGCTCATCAGGTGCCGGAACGTCAGCGCCATCCCCTTCAGCGAGGCTCGCAGGTAGCTCGACTTCCCCTGCGGGCGACGCATCACCTTTACGGTCGCGGCCATTTGAGTACAGCTCCTTACGGTTGTGCGGCGCCGCCCACCGGCACGCGCGCGGTGCGCCGCCGGGCCAGCTCCTGGGCATGCGCCCGCTTCGCTTCCATCGCGCCGGTGCCGGCGAGCACGTGGCCCTTGTCCAGCACGTAGAGCACCGCCGCCAGCATCACCCCGTTCACCGCCGTCAGCACCAGGCCGTAGGTGGGGAAGATCCCCATCCACCGGTCCGTCACCCGCACGCCGAACGAGTCCAGCGCGAGCACGGTCGCGGCGGTGATCACCACGGCGGCGAGCGCGGCGGGGAGCATCACCTTCCACCCCAGGTCCATCACCTGGTCGTAGCGGAAGCGCGGCACCGTCCAGCGCACGATCATGAAGACCATGATGAAGAAGAAGGTCTTCGCGGCGAACATCCCGAACGTCAGCAGCGTCAGCCACCACTCCGGCCGCGCGCCCACCCACTGTCCCCGCGCGTCGAAGCCCAGCATGTCGTCGCGCCCCCACCCCGGGATGTCCCACCCGCCGAGGAAGAGCGTCGCCATCAGCGCGGACACCGTCAGGACGTGCGCGTACTCCGCGATGAAGAACATGGAGAACTTCATCGACGAGTACTCGGTGTGGTACCCGGTCACCAGCTCGCTTTCGGCCTCGGGAAGGTCGAAGGGGAGGCGGTTGGTCTCCGCGAACGACGCGATCCAGAAGAAGAGGAACGACACCGAGAACGGCAGCGCGAACCATAGGTTCATCTCCTGCTGCCGGTACACCACCTCAGGCAGCGAGACGTTGCCGACCACGAAGAAGACGGACATCAGCGCCAGCCCCAGCGCGATCTCGTACGAGATCATCTGCGCGCCTGCCCGCAGGCCGCCGAGCAGCGCGTACTTGTTGTAGCTGGCCCACCCGGCGATCACGATGCCGTACACGCCCAGCGACGAGAAGGCGAGGAGGAAGAGCACCCCCACCGGCACGTCG
Protein-coding regions in this window:
- a CDS encoding NADH-quinone oxidoreductase subunit J, producing the protein MNQILFFFFAACAGGSALAMVTRRSPVASAVWLIGTFFSVAAIYTLLGAFFIGIIQILVYAGAIMVLFLFVIMLLNLGNNAEADMRGVPWQGAAVVVGLGVFGILTSVFVRGYRPPLGNEAGRAALDNAQAMNGTVGLIGMPLYQDFMIPLQATAILLLIACIGAVVLAKRKV
- a CDS encoding NADH-quinone oxidoreductase subunit I, with amino-acid sequence MAATVKVMRRPQGKSSYLRASLKGMALTFRHLMSNAGDRSTQTIQYPDVKKPLSPRWRGTHVMETHDDGRPKCVACGLCPTICPANCITLVPGEDDQGNRFPIVYEIDEFRCIFCGMCQEVCPVEAIHVGNHYENGEYTRSNFVYDLDRLQKQTHPVTLLWDPSDPAGE
- the nuoH gene encoding NADH-quinone oxidoreductase subunit NuoH translates to MQQNVSQLQPLGDTGFLIASLIKVILVFSVLMVVVALLTLLERKVSAWMQDRLGPNRVGPGGLGQPLADGIKNILKEETNPAEANGVFFTLAPMLSIIPALITFAVIPFASPLRLGNSVVPMVVADVPVGVLFLLAFSSLGVYGIVIAGWASYNKYALLGGLRAGAQMISYEIALGLALMSVFFVVGNVSLPEVVYRQQEMNLWFALPFSVSFLFFWIASFAETNRLPFDLPEAESELVTGYHTEYSSMKFSMFFIAEYAHVLTVSALMATLFLGGWDIPGWGRDDMLGFDARGQWVGARPEWWLTLLTFGMFAAKTFFFIMVFMIVRWTVPRFRYDQVMDLGWKVMLPAALAAVVITAATVLALDSFGVRVTDRWMGIFPTYGLVLTAVNGVMLAAVLYVLDKGHVLAGTGAMEAKRAHAQELARRRTARVPVGGAAQP